CCGGCGTCGCCCTGGAAGAGAAGGCGACCAGCCGCTAAGCCCCCACAATAAGGACCGACCATGGCCAGACCTGCTGCCAAAGCCAAAGAACAAGAACCCCTGGAAAAGACCCTCTGGAAGAGCGCCGACCGGCTGCGCAAGAACATGGATGCCGCCGAGTACAAACACGTGGTGCTCGGGCTGATCTTCCTCAAGTACATCTCCGACGCCTTCGAGGAGTTGCACGCCAAGCTGACCGCCGGCGACGGTGACTACGCCGGGGCTGACCCGGAGGATGCCGACGAGTACCGGGCGGAGAATGTCTTCTTCGTTCCCGCCAACGCGCGTTGGTCTTATCTCCAGGCCCGGGCCAAGCTGCCGGAGATCGGCAAGGACGTGGACGATGCCATGGAGGCGATCGAGAAGGAGAACCCCACCCTCAAGGGGGTGCTGCCCAAGCAGTACGCCCGCCAGAACCTGGACAAGGCGAGTCTCGGCGCGCTGATCGACATGGTCGGCAAGATCGGCCTGGGCGACGCCACGGCCCGCAGCCAGGACATCCTGGGCCGGGTCTATGAATACTTCCTCGGTGAGTTTGCCGCCGCCGAGGGCAAGAAGGGCGGCCAGTTCTACACCCCCGGCAGCATCGTCAAGACCCTGGTCAACATGCTCGAACCCTACCAGGGGCGGGTCTACGATCCCTGCTGTGGCTCCGGCGGCATGTTCGTGCAGGCCGAGAAACTGGTCGAGGCCCACCAGGGGCGCATTGACGACATCTCTATCTACGGCCAGGAGTCCAACCAGACCACCTATCGCCTTTGCCGCATGAACCTGGCTATTCGCGGCATCGACGGCTCCAACGTGCGCTGGAATGGCGAGGGCAGCTTCCTCAACGATGCCCACAAGGACATGAAGGCCGAGTACATCATCGCCAACCCGCCCTTCAATGATTCCGACTGGTCGGGCGAGCTGCTGCGCGACGACCCGCGCTGGCAGTTCGGCGTGCCCCCCACCGGCAACGCCAACTTCGCCTGGATGCAGCACATGATCTACCACCTCGCCCCCACCGGGACGCTGGGGCTGGTGCTGGCCAATGGCTCGCTATCGTCCAACAGCGGCGGCGAGGGCGAGATCCGCAAGGCCATCGTCGAGGCCAAGCTGGTGGACTGCATCGTCGCCCTGCCCGACAAGCTGTTCTACAACACCGGCATCCCCGCCTGTCTCTGGTTTATCTCCCGCGACCGGCGCAACCATAATTTCCGCAACCGGGAAGACGAAATCCTCTTCATCGACGCCCGCAACCTGGGCGAGATGATCACCCGCCGAAACCGTGACTTCACGGATGCGGACATCGCCCGTATCGCCGACACCTACCACGCCTGGAGAAACAAGGATGGCGGTTACGAGGACGAACAGGGCTTCTGCAAGGCCGCCAATCTGGAGGAGGTGCGCAAGCACAACCATGTACTGACGCCAGGGCGTTATGTGGGCATTCCCGACGAAGAGGATGACGGGGTGCCCTTTGAGGAGAAGATGGCTATGTTCACCGCCGAACTGGCTGAACAGATGGCGCAGGGGGAGACGCTGGATGTGCGGATTCGGGAGAACCTGGCGAAGGTGGGGTTTGGGCTATGAGTCAACTCGAAACGGTTGAGCTGGAGAGTGTAGGCCGGATCGTTACAGGGAAGACTCCCCCTTCTTCGATAGAAGGCGCTTTTGGCGGTGATGTTCCGTTTATCACTCCTTCTGATATGGATGGCAGGAAATGGATTGATACCACCGATCGTTATTTGACTGAAGTCGGAGTCAGCACTGTAAAGAGTTCCTTGGTGCCGAAAGGCGCTGTTGCGGTTTCCTGTATCGGTTCCGATATGGGAAAGGTCGTGATGGTTGCAAAAGATAGCGTAACAAATCAGCAAATAAATTCGATCATTGTCGATGAAGCAAGGTATGTTCCCGAATACATTTATTACGTTCTACTGCCTCGCCAGAAGGAGCTGAAGGATTTAGCAAGTGGTTCCGCAACGCCGATTCTGAGCAAGGGGCTTTTTTCGAGAGTTACCGTAGATTTACTTCCTTTTCATTCACAGCAAGCCATCGCCGAAATCCTCTCCTCCCTCGACGAAAAAATCGAACTCAACCGCAAGCAGAACCGCAGCCTGGAGGCCATCGCCCAGGCGCTGTTCAAACGCTGGTTCGTGGAGTTCGAATTCCCCGACGAAAACGGCCGCCCCTACAGATCAAGCGGCGGCGCCATGCAGCCCTCCGAGCTGGGGGAGATTCCGGTGGGGTGGGAGGTTGGCTGTATCGGTGATTTTGTTGAACACAAGAAGGACGGAATCAATCCTGGCGACCAGCCTGATGAGCTGTTTTTCCATTTCAGCATCCCTAACTTCGACGACGGCCAAGCAGCGAAGCCGGAACTTGGCGGCACAATCTTGAGCAACAAGTATTTGGTGGCCCCGGACTCTATTCTCGTCTCGAAACTTAATCCAAGATTTCCGAGGATATGGCCGGTCTTCGGGGTTCCTGGTGAGCGATCTGTTTGTTCCACTGAGTTTCAAGTTCTATCGCCAGGCGAAGGCGCATTTGGATTCGTTCTCTGTCTTCTGAAGTCACCTCTTGTTGCATCGGAAATGGTATCGAGGGCATCGGGGACGAGCGGTAGTCACCAACGCATCAACCCGGATGATCTTCTTTCCATAGAGGTGATTAAGCCAATGGAGGATGTCATTGAGCGTTTTCATTTGGCCGTTCTCGACGGCATTCGTAAAGCGCAGGCGAACTTGGAACAAAATCGAGTGCTAGGTGAAGTGCGAGATACCCTTCTACCAAAACTGATGTCCGGCGAACTCAGGGTGGCGTGACATGGACTTCAACGACAACCCGGAATTCAACGATTGGCTGGATGAAACCTATCCGAGGGTAGAGATCGGGGAGTTCTCGGAGGCGCCGAGCGTGGTGCTGTTCGAGATGGACCCGAGCGCGTATCTCGACCAACTGGATGCCTGGAAGAGCCAGCAGATTGAGGAGTTCCCGGAGGTGGTCGTCAACGAGTTCCCGGCGCCCATCGCCCATTACCTGCACCAGACGCTGCACGGCTACGACGACGCCAACCACCGCTTGCAGTTGCTGCGCACGACGTGGGAATCGGTGATCTTCACCCTGTATAGCCTGGCCGTGGGCGAGGTGCTGTATCGAGGCGTAAACCTTTCGGGTTTTCAGCTCGGTGGTCAGCCGTTATCGCTAAACCGCATGATGTCGGATAGCCTGGCGACCAGGCTGGGCTTCGTCGAAGCGTTGGTGAACAACGATGCGGATACCGGCCAGTTTGTGATGTCCGAGATTGTCAGCGCCGATGCCATAGAGGGATTGCGCCAGCTCAATCAGGAACGCAACGCCATTCAGCACATCGCCGCGCTCAACGCGTCGGAGTCAGAGGCACGGTTTGAGCAGTTGCTTCCCGATGTAAAAGCGGTTCTTTACGCGTTGCGCAAATTACGAAACGTTTCATTTATTCAATACCGCAGAAGTGAGCCTACGCCACGAGACTTGAAATGTCGCAAGTTCGATGGCCATACGCTCGGGCGCATGAATTACGATTTATGTCTCAGCGAAGCGCAGTTTGCGGCCATCGGCGCGAATCTTACGGCCAACCGGCTCTATGCGGAGCTGGGCGAGGACATCTTCTGCGTCTCACCGTTCGCCCATGTGGTTGACGAAAACCACCAGACCTATCTTTGTTTCTACAAGAAAAAGAACAATGCTGCCTTGTTCCGGTTTGAGCGGGTTGGAACTCCCGTCGGAGAGTTCGACCTCGATGGCGGTCAATTTCAGGATGTCAGGGACGCGATAGAGGGGGCGTTGCAACATGTGGTCTAAGTCGGCGGGCGGGGCGTCATGAACGAAACCTATAACATCTATTGCGACGAATCCTGTCATCTGGAGAACGACCATCAGCCGGTGATGTTGCTGGGCGCTATCTGGTGCCCGGTGGGTGAGGTAGCGCGTCTGTCAAAGGAAGTCCAGGACATGAAAGCGCGGCATAATGCGGCTGGCGAGCTGAAGTGGTCAAAGGTTTCGAAAGCGCGGCTGAACTTCTATCTGGAGCTAGTGGATTGGTTTCTGGCTGAAGTGCCACTGCACTTTCGCGGCTTGGTGGTGCTGCACAAGGAGCGGCTTAACCACGCGCTATTCAATGAAGGATCGCACGACGATTTCTATTACAAGATGTACTTCTCGCTGCTGAGCAAGATTCTGAGTCCCGATCAGCGGTACAACATCTATCTGGACATCAAGGACACCCGCAGTCGCCTGAAGCTGCGCAAGCTGGGCGAGGTGTTGTGCAATGACAAATACGACTTTACCAGCCAGATGATCGGGCACTTGCAGAATATTCGTTCCCACGAATCCTATTTGCTCCAGGTGTGTGACTTTCTGCTTGGCGCAGTTTCTTATCGGCACCGGGGGCTTGAGGGTAATCCGGCAAAGGTGGCGGTTATCCAGCATCTTGAAAAGCGCTTGGGGCGCCAGTTGTTGTATTCAACGCCGTTACGCGAAGAGAAGTTCAATTTGTTTCTATTTACCCCACGGGAGGCGTGACGGGCATGAGCTACCCGGAATGGCTACCCGAACTCTTCCGGGTGAATCCTTGGCAAGGGGATACCTACGAGGCCCTGTATCGCCTCTTCGCACGTGATTTCAAGGCATCGCAGCCAGTATATGACGGGCATGCGGTTTGGTTTTTCCCGGAGATGGAGGACGGGAAGGAGAAGATCTTCTGGCATCTGACTTCGCGGGAGGACAAAGAGGCGGGTGATCGCTTGCCGGATTTACGCAGAAGCGAGCGGCTACCCTGGGTGCGGCCGATGCTGGACCAACCGGAGAAGCCGGAGATTCTGGCTTGGGACCACGATGAAGGAGATGGGACGGTCAAGACTTACGTCTGGCTGGAGAACGACGATTTCGTGGTCATCATGAAGAAGTATCCCGATGGCCGGCGGCGGCTTGTAACCTCGTTCTGGGTCGAATACGGGAACACCAAGCGGAAGCTCAGGAAGAAATATGAGCGCAGGATTTGAGGCCGAAAACAAGAAAGGCCAACGCGGAGCGTTGGCCCAACTCCTTCCACCATGGGTGGATGAGATATCCATAGTATCGGCCTGATGGGGCGAAAACTCAAGGACAATTTCGGGAAAATTCAATGTCGTCGGGGCTTATTGGCCAATTAATTATGCGTAAAAACAAGTGGATAGCGTGTCGGACAAGTTGACGGAGTCGGCCATCGAACAACTGGCCATCGAGCTGCTGGAGCGGCAGGGCTTCCGCTACCTCCACGGCGCGGAGCTGGCGCCCGATGCGGCAAACCCGGAGCGCGCCTCCTTCGGCGATGTGTTTCTGGAGGGGCGGTTGCGGGATGCGGTGGCTCGGCTCAACCCCCCGATCCCGGCGGATGCCAGGGAGCAGGCGGTCAAGGAGGTAGTGCGCCTGGCCGTGGAAACGGGGTCGTCCAGCGAGCTGGTGACGAGCAACGAGACCTTCCACCGGCTGCTGACCAATGGGGTGGAGGTGGAGTACCAGCACGAGGGACGGACGAAGGGCGACAAGATCTGGCTGGTGGACTTCCATGATGCTGACGCCAACGATTGCCTTGTGGTCAATCAATTCACTGTAACCGCCAAGTCGGGGCACGGCCATGTCAACAAGCGCCCCGACCTGGTGCTGTTCATCAATGGTCTGCCGCTGGTGGTGATCGAGCTGAAGAACGCCGCCAGCGAGAACGCCACGGTGCGTTCTGCCTTCGAGCAGCTTCAGACCTACAAGAACGCCATTCCTGGCCTGTTCGTGGCCAACGGGCTGCTGGTCGTCTCCGATGGGCTGGAGGCGCGCATGGGATCGCTCTCCGCCGGTTACACCCGCTTCATGGCCTGGAGGTCGGCGGATGGCGAGCAGCAGGCGTCGCATCTGGTCAGCCAGTTGAAGACGCTGATTCAAGGGGTCTTGCGGCCCGCCACCCTGCTGGAGCTGATTCGCCATTTCACCGTGTTTGAGAAGTCGCGCCGGGAAGACCCCAAGACCGGCCTGACCACGGTGGAGACGGTGAAGAAGATCGCCGCCTATCACCAGTTCTATGCCGTGAGAAAAGCGGTGGAATCGACGCTACACGCGACCGCTGGCGATGGCAGCCGCAAGGGTGGTGTCGTGTGGCATACCCAGGGCAGCGGCAAGTCGTTGTCCATGGTCTTTTACGTCGGGAAGCTGGTGTTGGCGCTGGACAACCCCACCATCGTGGTGCTGACCGACCGCAACGACCTGGATGACCAGCTCTTTGACACCTTCGCCGCCAGCCGCCAATTGCTGCGCCAGGAGCCGGTGCAGGCGGAAAGCCGGGACGATCTGCGTGACAAGCTGAAGGTGGCCTCGGGCGGAATCATCTTCACGACCATGCAGAAGTTCTCGCCCAAGGACGGCGAGGCGATCTACCCGTTGCTCTCCGGTCGCCGCAACATCGTGGTGATCGCCGACGAGGCGCACCGCAGCCAGTACGGGTTCAAGGCCAAGGAGGTGGACATCAAGGATGCGGAGGGCAACATCGTTGGCAAGAAGACCGCCTATGGTTTCGCCAAATATCTGCGCGACGCGCTGCCGAACGCCACCTTCATCGGTTTTACCGGCACGCCGGTGGAGCTGGACGACAAGAATACACCCGCCGTTTTTGGCGATTACGTGGATGTCTACGACATCGCCCAGGCGGTCGAGGATGGTGCCACGGTGCGCATTTACTACGAGAGCCGCTTGGCCAAGGTGCGCCTGAAAGAGGACGAAAAGGAGGCCCTGGATCAGCGTTTCGATCAGGTCATGGAGGATGCCGCCGATTACGAGACCGGGTTTGGCGACGAGGACGAGCTGAGCGAGAAGGCCAAGGCCAAATGGACACGACTTGAGGCCATCGTGGGCAACCGGCAGCGGGTCGAGAACGTGGCCCGTGATCTGGTGGCACACTTCGAGGCGCGGCAGGCGATTTTTGACGGCAAGGGGTTGATCGTGGCCATGAGTCGGCGCATCTGTGTCGAACTCTACGATGCCATCGTCGCTTTGCGTCCTGAATGGCATGACGAGGATGACGTCAAAGGCGCGATCAAGGTGATCATGACGGGGTCCAGTGCGGACCCCCAGGTCATGCAGCCGCACATCCGCAGCAAGGAGGCGCGCAAGGCGATCGGCGAGCGACTGAAAGACCCGGACGATCCACTGAAACTGGTGATTGTGCGCGACATGTGGCTGACCGGCTTCGATGCCCCCTGTCTGCATACGCTGTATGTGGACAAGCCCATGAAGGGTCACAACCTAATGCAGGCCATCGCGCGCGTGAATCGGGTCTACAAGGACAAACCCGGTGGGTTGGTGGTGGATTACATCGGCATCGCCTCCGACCTCAAAAAGGCGCTGGCGACCTATACCGAGAGCGGGGGCAAGGGCGAACCCACTCTGGACATCGACGCTGCCGTCCATGCCATGCAGGAGAAGTTCGAGGTGGTCGAACAGATGTTGGCCGGGTTCGATTATCGCCGTTACTTCAACGCTGACACCTCCGGCAAGCTGTCGATCATCCTGGAGGGCGAGGAATTTGTTCTTGGCCTGGATGACGGCAAGGCGCGTTTTACCAGGGAGGTTGGCCTCCTGGCGAAGGCATTCGCCTTGTGCGTGCCCGACGAGCGCGCCATGGCGATCAAGGATGAGCTGGCTTTCCTCCAGGCGGTGAAGGCGCGACTGGCCAAATTCGAACGCGGTGAGGGCAAGAGCAAGGAAGAGCTGGATTCGGCTATCCGGCAGTTGGTGGACGAGGCGGTTGTCTCCGACCAGGTGGTGGACATCTTCGATGCGGCGGGTATCAAGAAGCCTGATATTTCCATTCTCTCTGACGAGTTCATGGAAGAGATCAAGGGCATGCAGCACCGGAACCTGGCCCTGGAGCTGTTGAAGAAAATTCTGAACGATGAGATCCGCATTCGCTCCAGAAGGAATCTGGTGCAGAGCAGGGCGCTGTCGGAGATGCTGGAAGGTGCCATCAAACGCTATCAGAACAACCTTCTGTCGGCCGCCGAAATCATCGAAGAACTGATCGAGCTGGCCAGGGAGATCAGGGACGCGGATCGACGCGGCGAGAACCTGGGGCTGACGGACGACGAGTTGGCCTTCTACGACGCCCTGGAAGTGAACGACAGTGCCGTGCAGGTGCTGGGCGACGATCAGCTGCGACTGATTGCTCGCGAGTTGGTGGATAAGGTGAAGCAGAACGCCACTATCGACTGGACGGTGAAGGAGAGCGTGCGCTCCAAACTGAAGGTGATCGTGAAACGGATCTTGCGTAAGTACGGCTACCCGCCAGACAAGCAGGCTTTAGCGACAGAGACCATCCTGAAGCAGGCGGAGTTGTTGGCTGATAGCTGGACTATGTGATGCACTCGGCTCGCCCGTCACGCCGCTTGCAAGCTACGCGGCAAGCGCCGCGCCGAGCTAAGCCTTGCCAGGGATAGCGCGGGGTCGGGTTCCAGCAGGCAGAAGGGGACGTTTTTGTGGTGTGTGACGACGGCTTCTTTGCCGATCCAGTTCAATGTTGGCATGAGGCCGCGTTCCTTACTTGTGTTCTTTTTGCTGAGTGTCTGCCCTATTCGCGAGGGTCTGGTTCGGTTCATTGGTAAAAAACGCGAGGTCGGCGCTCACCCCGAGGGCGTGGGCCAGTTTCTCCTGGGAGAGTGCCAGTTGTCGCCGCACCTCCTTGACCGTTTCAGGAAAGTTTAAGGGTTGGCGGATCATGGCCATTGGATATCTCCTGCAGATTGAACCAACCGCAGCAGACCGGGCGCGACGTTCCACTGATGGCCGTCATCGGTGGCGACGCTGATGGTCTTTTTGTTGAGGCGCAGCACCATCCCTTCCAGCATCCGGCCGTCCGGGGCCTGAAAACCGACCCTGTCGCCCTTGGTGAAGCGGGTCATCAGCGTGGTGGCGCGGGCCTGGGAGATGAGCTTGAGCCGTTCGACGATCAGCTGGTTGAGAAAGAGCAGATCCTCCTCATTCAGCCGCTTGATCGCTTCCGTGGCGGAGACGCGGTCGACAATCCTGATGCTGCCGGGTTTCATGGCTGTGACTCGTTTTTCAGCGCCCTGAGCAGCGGCAGCAGTTCAGGCACATCCTCCCGGATGATGCTCCACAGGGTGTCCTCGTCGATACCGAGGTAGCCATGAATCAGGCGGTTGCGGGTGGCGATGATCATTCGCCAGGGGATTTCGAGATGAGCGGCACGGACTTCGTCAGGGATATGTGTGGCGGCTTCGCCGATCAGCTCCAGGTTGCGCAGGGTGGCATCGTAATTCAGGCCGCTGGCCAGGAAACCTGTCTGGTCAAGCCCGCACCGTCGGTGTAAGCAAGCACCTTCCCGGCAAAATCAATCATGTCGTCGAGATAGAAGCGCCATTCACGCTGGCTGGTATCAGACATAGACCCGCTCCTGTTCAATGTAGGGGCGCAACTCCGGCCGCAACGCCTTTTCGGTGACCAGATCAACCGGACAGCCGAACAGGTCCTCCAGGTAGAACTGCACGCCGAAGTAACGCTTGGAGGTGGCCGGACCGTCGAAGGCGACCAGCACATCGACATCGCTGCCGCTGGTTGCCGTATCGCGAGCGGTGGAGCCGAACAGGGCCAGCCGGGTCACGCCGAAACGAGCCTGCAACTCCGGCTTGCTGCTGGTCAGCAACTCCAGTGCACGTTGTCTGTTCATCGCTCAGCCTCTAAACAACGGGTTTATCTACATGGCCTTGTGCGTCCGAAACCGCCAGGCGCACGTAGATCATCAAAAACCGGTCGACGATATAACACGTGCTATGCGTCGTGTAACTCAAATCTTGAGGGAGTTCCGACAGATTTGAAACCAATCCGGTAGGTCAGACTCAACGACCTGTTTGACGGAATTATAAAGAGCATCGACCACTTTCCGACGAAATCGCCGAGCATCGCTTGCAGGACAAAATGCAGGACACCGGACGAGGCCCGGAGAATGGGGGGTGATAATGCGGGAAATGATGGGGTGAAAGAGAAGCGAGATGTGACAGATCTGTGCCCGGCTAGCCGTGACATCCCTGCGGGACTCGCCTATAAGCTCGCGCTTCGTTAGATCGCAGGCCTCGCAAGCCGTAGTCCCCGGAAGGGACTGATCGCGGCGGCATCGTCGATATCCTGAAAGCGATGTAAGTTTCTGATAATAAAAAACCCGTCAACCAACCGGGTGGTTAGTGGACGGGTTTGTCTTTTCTGATTGGTGGTGGGGTGGTACCCCGCATCAAACGACTATTGAAAGTACGCGATACCGGCGTTCTGGCAAGTTGCGAAGCCCTGCGTACCAGTGCGAAAAGCGGGGGTTGACAGGCGAATCTGCGGACATTCAAGCAGGTTTTTCGCGCTGATTGGTCGCCGGAAATGGCCCTCAACCTCGTCTGCTTTTCAGGGCCAGTTCAATTCCCGAACGCGGAATCGAACCCGCGTCCGTCATCCTCAGCGCAGGGCGTACCAGACGCCACGGCCGCTGCCATGCTGGTTCAGCGTGCCGCGCTCCACCAACGCACGGAAATGCTGCTTGAGCGTGTTGCGGCTGGCCCCGGTCAGCTTGATGGCCTCGCCGATGGTGACGCGGCCGTGCTCGCGGGCAAACTCGACGATCTGTAGCTGCAGTTCCGGCATGGCCGCCAGTACGATCTTCTCGCGCTCGACCTTCTTCTCCAGCCGCCTAACCTGCTCGGCCAGGGAGCGCAGGAAGAACACCAGCCACGGCTGCCAGTTCGGTGCATCGGTGCGGATCGTGCCCTGCGTCTGGCGCAGCGCCAGGTAGTAGGCTTCCTTGCTCTGCTCGATCACGCTCTCCAGCGAGCTGTAAGGCACATAGGCGTACCCGGCCTGCAGCAGCAGGAGTGTGGTCAGCACGCGAGAGAGCCGCCCGTTGCCGTCCTGGAAAGGGTGAATCTCCAGGAACACGACGACGCACAGGGCGATGATCAATAGCGGATGCAGCCTGGCCGTCTCGCGCTCCTGGTTCACCCATGCCACCAGCTCCGTCATCAGGCGAGGCGTGTCGAAGGGTGAGGCGGTCTGGAACACGATGCCAATCTGCGCGCCGGTCTCGTCGAAGGCGGCGACGCTGTTCGAGTTGGTCTTGTAGTTGCCGCGATGCCAGGTGTCCTTCTCGCTGTAGCGCAGCAGGATCTGGTGCAGCTGCTTGATATGGTTCTCGGTGAAGGGGATGTCCTGCCAGGACGCGAACACCAGGTCCATCAGCTCGGCATAGCCGGCCACTTCCTGCTCGTCACGGGTCGCGAAGGATTTGATCTCCAGGTTCGACAGCAGCTGCTCCACTTCCCGGTCGGACAGCTTGCTGCCCTCGATGCGGGTCGATGAGCCGATGCTCTCGATGGTGGCCACGCGGCGCAGGGCCGACAGCCGGTCGGGCGCGAGCGTGCCCAAGGCGCGCCAGGCGCCCTTGAACTCGTCGATCCTGGCAATGAGGCTCAGGATCTCCGGGGTGATCTGGAGGGTGTCGGTTTTCAGCATGAACCAATACTACACCCATTTACACCCATTTTCGAGGCACATCCATTAAGACACCCATTTACACCCAATTGGCGCAGTGCGGCGAACGCATGGCCAAACTGCGCCAGCTCTCTCTTTGGGGGGGCGTGAAGGGTGGGGTTACTCGTACCCCATCTTGAGCTCTTGGGCCTGGGCAACCAGTTCGTCCAATGCTTGAAGCCGAGCCTTATGGGAATGACGATCCAGAGCAGCGCCTGATGCAGCGGGTGGATGCTCGGGTTGCCCAGATGGAAACCCGCTCACTTTGAGTTCGCCGCCAAGAGCATCGACGACCCGCAGCACATGCTAAGCCGGAGCGTGGGCTTGCCCGCTTCCAACTCGACGATGAACCGCAGCCCCACGCCAGCGGCTAGAGCCACCTCCGCTTGGGTGAGGCCAAGATGTTTCCGAGCGGCCCGAACGGCGTGCCCAAGGCTTTGTGTCGTCGTGATGCCAATCATGTGGGGGCTCTTTGAAGGAGATGTTCCCGATCGGTAAAGTTTCACTCGTCTGGCCCAGATCAGCAACAAAATAATCCCGATCGGGAATGCGAAAATCGCGCTGCGGAGAATACGCGGCCTATTCTCCGCAGAAAGTGCGGCGAATAGATACCGCCGCGATACCGCTTGGCTCGTCGGCCGAACAGCGCCTTCATGGACTCCTGCCAACTCATTCGGAAGGAGACCAAGATGGACGTCGTACACCTCAATCAAAAACAACTTGCCGCCCGCTGGAACATCAGCGAGGCCACCCTGGAGCGCTGGCGCAGCGTCGGGATCGGACCAAAATTCCTGAAGCTCTGTGGCCGGGTGGCTTACCGCCAGGTCGACATCGAAGCCTACGAGGAGTCGTGCTTGCAGATTTCAACCAGCCAGTCGGTCGCGGCGCATGCCCAGTCCAGCTGAATACGTCAGCCAATGGCTCGACGCACAGGCGGAGGGTGCTTTGATCAGAAGTCTGGATCTGCGGTGCATGGTCAGTCGCAATCAGGCTTCGCGGGAGCTGGCTCGCTTGGCAAGGCGCGGACGGTTGATGCGCGTGGCGCGCGGCCTGTACGTCACCGTGACAGCC
This genomic stretch from Acidihalobacter ferrooxydans harbors:
- a CDS encoding type I restriction-modification system subunit M — protein: MARPAAKAKEQEPLEKTLWKSADRLRKNMDAAEYKHVVLGLIFLKYISDAFEELHAKLTAGDGDYAGADPEDADEYRAENVFFVPANARWSYLQARAKLPEIGKDVDDAMEAIEKENPTLKGVLPKQYARQNLDKASLGALIDMVGKIGLGDATARSQDILGRVYEYFLGEFAAAEGKKGGQFYTPGSIVKTLVNMLEPYQGRVYDPCCGSGGMFVQAEKLVEAHQGRIDDISIYGQESNQTTYRLCRMNLAIRGIDGSNVRWNGEGSFLNDAHKDMKAEYIIANPPFNDSDWSGELLRDDPRWQFGVPPTGNANFAWMQHMIYHLAPTGTLGLVLANGSLSSNSGGEGEIRKAIVEAKLVDCIVALPDKLFYNTGIPACLWFISRDRRNHNFRNREDEILFIDARNLGEMITRRNRDFTDADIARIADTYHAWRNKDGGYEDEQGFCKAANLEEVRKHNHVLTPGRYVGIPDEEDDGVPFEEKMAMFTAELAEQMAQGETLDVRIRENLAKVGFGL
- a CDS encoding Fic family protein, with translation MLKTDTLQITPEILSLIARIDEFKGAWRALGTLAPDRLSALRRVATIESIGSSTRIEGSKLSDREVEQLLSNLEIKSFATRDEQEVAGYAELMDLVFASWQDIPFTENHIKQLHQILLRYSEKDTWHRGNYKTNSNSVAAFDETGAQIGIVFQTASPFDTPRLMTELVAWVNQERETARLHPLLIIALCVVVFLEIHPFQDGNGRLSRVLTTLLLLQAGYAYVPYSSLESVIEQSKEAYYLALRQTQGTIRTDAPNWQPWLVFFLRSLAEQVRRLEKKVEREKIVLAAMPELQLQIVEFAREHGRVTIGEAIKLTGASRNTLKQHFRALVERGTLNQHGSGRGVWYALR
- a CDS encoding nucleotidyltransferase family protein; this translates as MNRQRALELLTSSKPELQARFGVTRLALFGSTARDTATSGSDVDVLVAFDGPATSKRYFGVQFYLEDLFGCPVDLVTEKALRPELRPYIEQERVYV
- a CDS encoding type I restriction endonuclease subunit R, which produces MSDKLTESAIEQLAIELLERQGFRYLHGAELAPDAANPERASFGDVFLEGRLRDAVARLNPPIPADAREQAVKEVVRLAVETGSSSELVTSNETFHRLLTNGVEVEYQHEGRTKGDKIWLVDFHDADANDCLVVNQFTVTAKSGHGHVNKRPDLVLFINGLPLVVIELKNAASENATVRSAFEQLQTYKNAIPGLFVANGLLVVSDGLEARMGSLSAGYTRFMAWRSADGEQQASHLVSQLKTLIQGVLRPATLLELIRHFTVFEKSRREDPKTGLTTVETVKKIAAYHQFYAVRKAVESTLHATAGDGSRKGGVVWHTQGSGKSLSMVFYVGKLVLALDNPTIVVLTDRNDLDDQLFDTFAASRQLLRQEPVQAESRDDLRDKLKVASGGIIFTTMQKFSPKDGEAIYPLLSGRRNIVVIADEAHRSQYGFKAKEVDIKDAEGNIVGKKTAYGFAKYLRDALPNATFIGFTGTPVELDDKNTPAVFGDYVDVYDIAQAVEDGATVRIYYESRLAKVRLKEDEKEALDQRFDQVMEDAADYETGFGDEDELSEKAKAKWTRLEAIVGNRQRVENVARDLVAHFEARQAIFDGKGLIVAMSRRICVELYDAIVALRPEWHDEDDVKGAIKVIMTGSSADPQVMQPHIRSKEARKAIGERLKDPDDPLKLVIVRDMWLTGFDAPCLHTLYVDKPMKGHNLMQAIARVNRVYKDKPGGLVVDYIGIASDLKKALATYTESGGKGEPTLDIDAAVHAMQEKFEVVEQMLAGFDYRRYFNADTSGKLSIILEGEEFVLGLDDGKARFTREVGLLAKAFALCVPDERAMAIKDELAFLQAVKARLAKFERGEGKSKEELDSAIRQLVDEAVVSDQVVDIFDAAGIKKPDISILSDEFMEEIKGMQHRNLALELLKKILNDEIRIRSRRNLVQSRALSEMLEGAIKRYQNNLLSAAEIIEELIELAREIRDADRRGENLGLTDDELAFYDALEVNDSAVQVLGDDQLRLIARELVDKVKQNATIDWTVKESVRSKLKVIVKRILRKYGYPPDKQALATETILKQAELLADSWTM
- a CDS encoding helix-turn-helix transcriptional regulator; translation: MDVVHLNQKQLAARWNISEATLERWRSVGIGPKFLKLCGRVAYRQVDIEAYEESCLQISTSQSVAAHAQSS
- a CDS encoding restriction endonuclease subunit S — protein: MSQLETVELESVGRIVTGKTPPSSIEGAFGGDVPFITPSDMDGRKWIDTTDRYLTEVGVSTVKSSLVPKGAVAVSCIGSDMGKVVMVAKDSVTNQQINSIIVDEARYVPEYIYYVLLPRQKELKDLASGSATPILSKGLFSRVTVDLLPFHSQQAIAEILSSLDEKIELNRKQNRSLEAIAQALFKRWFVEFEFPDENGRPYRSSGGAMQPSELGEIPVGWEVGCIGDFVEHKKDGINPGDQPDELFFHFSIPNFDDGQAAKPELGGTILSNKYLVAPDSILVSKLNPRFPRIWPVFGVPGERSVCSTEFQVLSPGEGAFGFVLCLLKSPLVASEMVSRASGTSGSHQRINPDDLLSIEVIKPMEDVIERFHLAVLDGIRKAQANLEQNRVLGEVRDTLLPKLMSGELRVA
- a CDS encoding helix-turn-helix domain-containing protein, translated to MIGITTTQSLGHAVRAARKHLGLTQAEVALAAGVGLRFIVELEAGKPTLRLSMCCGSSMLLAANSK
- a CDS encoding DUF3800 domain-containing protein, which produces MNETYNIYCDESCHLENDHQPVMLLGAIWCPVGEVARLSKEVQDMKARHNAAGELKWSKVSKARLNFYLELVDWFLAEVPLHFRGLVVLHKERLNHALFNEGSHDDFYYKMYFSLLSKILSPDQRYNIYLDIKDTRSRLKLRKLGEVLCNDKYDFTSQMIGHLQNIRSHESYLLQVCDFLLGAVSYRHRGLEGNPAKVAVIQHLEKRLGRQLLYSTPLREEKFNLFLFTPREA